In Argopecten irradians isolate NY unplaced genomic scaffold, Ai_NY scaffold_0474, whole genome shotgun sequence, a single window of DNA contains:
- the LOC138312799 gene encoding uncharacterized protein codes for MSQDLKMEFSTMQPFAGEATEDAKLWLERFKLFAIAKGFNANKAKASLPLLLKDNALRWYLSLPPYVKDSYEDLKTEFLTRYGPDESTKWKRTVDLYQLKQTKETAEDYITKVTNLAAEVDLPEEQLKAIVLNGLKPQLQQFVLQKEPRDMEEVRKTAKLAEATNLNLHQHQDQLVAAIERLEERFEAMTVQINAAQQTQDVSNTYTPRCQRCGLQSHTSNQQCPAYGKTCYRCGKQNHFSRMCRVSKRARQQ; via the coding sequence ATGTCACAAGATTTAAAGATGGAATTTTCTACAATGCAGCCTTTTGCTGGAGAGGCTACTGAAGATGCAAAGCTGTGGCTTGAAAGGTTCAAGCTTTTTGCTATTGCAAAGGGATTTAATGCCAACAAGGCAAAGGCATCACTACCACTCTTACTGAAGGACAATGCCCTAAGGTGGTATTTAAGTTTGCCTCCTTATGTGAAGGATTCCTATGAAGACTTAAAAACAGAATTCCTGACAAGATACGGCCCAGACGAGTCCACTAAGTGGAAAAGAACTGTGGACTTATACCAATTAAAGCAGACTAAAGAAACAGCTGAGGATTACATAACAAAAGTGACAAATCTGGCTGCTGAAGTCGACCTTCCTGAAGAACAACTCAAAGCCATTGTTTTGAACGGTCTGAAGCCACAACTTCAGCAGTTTGTGTTGCAAAAGGAGCCTCGAGATATGGAGGAGGTGCGAAAAACGGCAAAACTGGCAGAAGCAACTAACCTGAATCTTCATCAACATCAAGATCAGTTAGTGGCAGCTATAGAAAGGCTTGAGGAAAGGTTTGAAGCCATGACAGTCCAGATCAACGCTGCTCAACAGACACAGGATGTGTCAAACACCTATACACCTCGGTGCCAACGTTGTGGACTTCAGTCTCATACATCTAATCAACAGTGTCCAGCATATGGAAAAACCTGCTACAGATGTGGAAAACAAAACCATTTTTCAAGAATGTGTAGGGTGTCAAAGAGGGCACGTCAACAATGA